From one Paenibacillus sp. FSL K6-1330 genomic stretch:
- the sufD gene encoding Fe-S cluster assembly protein SufD, with protein sequence MTMNSAENQLSGQLQFEAEPDWLDKLRKRGLDAVSTLQLPKLEKTNLQRWPLEQQGICRKPEQMRSFDELPESIRKWVYTDNMLVQRNSGPLIKCLSKELQKQGIILTDLETAARQYPELVKPHFMQAVQTEENLLTAQHAAHWSGGAFIYIPQGVHVETPLQTLFFVDESDTLFMPHVLVVAEKRSSVTLVENTMSSLDKSVAVNQAIMEVFVGEGAAVNVVSLHQLERDVIDLTYRRAIVEQDGSVNWLNGEMNWGKSMSDTASILKGEGARSDIKSILVGSGNQTMNITARTVHFGKNSPSDMVIRAVMREQSTAILNGITKIEKGASGANGQQTEKILMLHPDARGDANPILLIDEDDVKAGHAASVGQVNPEQLYYMMSRGISRVEAERLIVYGFLAPVVAEVPLEGVATQMQALVEHKLGQIKELDEASISE encoded by the coding sequence ATGACAATGAACAGTGCAGAAAACCAGTTATCAGGACAGCTTCAATTTGAAGCAGAACCGGATTGGCTGGACAAGTTGAGGAAAAGAGGCTTGGATGCCGTCAGCACCCTGCAGCTACCCAAGCTGGAAAAGACGAATCTGCAGCGGTGGCCATTAGAGCAGCAAGGGATTTGCCGTAAGCCAGAGCAGATGAGATCTTTCGATGAATTGCCGGAATCCATCAGGAAATGGGTGTACACGGACAATATGTTGGTACAGCGGAATTCGGGCCCATTAATAAAGTGCTTGTCAAAAGAACTTCAGAAGCAGGGAATTATTCTGACCGATCTGGAAACAGCAGCAAGGCAGTATCCGGAACTTGTAAAGCCTCATTTCATGCAAGCCGTGCAGACTGAAGAGAATCTGCTTACTGCGCAGCATGCCGCGCACTGGAGCGGCGGAGCCTTTATTTACATTCCTCAGGGGGTTCATGTAGAGACCCCGCTGCAGACGCTATTTTTTGTAGACGAATCCGATACGCTCTTTATGCCGCATGTTTTGGTGGTAGCCGAGAAGCGTAGTTCCGTAACGCTTGTGGAGAATACCATGTCCTCATTAGATAAGAGTGTGGCAGTGAATCAAGCCATTATGGAAGTATTCGTTGGCGAAGGTGCAGCAGTCAATGTCGTGTCATTGCACCAACTGGAAAGAGACGTGATCGACCTGACCTATCGGCGCGCAATCGTTGAACAAGACGGAAGTGTGAATTGGTTGAATGGCGAAATGAATTGGGGCAAGTCGATGAGCGATACGGCATCCATACTCAAAGGCGAAGGGGCACGTTCGGATATAAAATCAATCTTGGTAGGATCCGGCAATCAGACTATGAATATCACAGCCCGGACGGTCCATTTTGGCAAAAATTCGCCAAGCGATATGGTAATCAGAGCAGTGATGAGAGAGCAGTCAACCGCAATATTGAACGGGATCACCAAAATTGAGAAGGGAGCAAGCGGGGCGAACGGACAGCAGACGGAAAAAATATTGATGCTGCATCCCGACGCGCGCGGCGACGCCAATCCGATCCTGTTGATTGATGAAGACGATGTGAAAGCCGGACACGCCGCCAGCGTCGGACAAGTCAATCCGGAACAGCTGTATTATATGATGTCCAGAGGCATTAGCCGCGTAGAGGCCGAGCGGCTAATCGTGTATGGTTTCCTCGCTCCCGTCGTGGCCGAAGTACCGCTGGAAGGTGTAGCCACTCAGATGCAAGCACTCGTGGAACATAAGCTGGGGCAAATCAAGGAACTAGATGAAGCAAGCATATCTGAATAA